Proteins encoded within one genomic window of Phototrophicus methaneseepsis:
- a CDS encoding penicillin-binding protein 2 produces the protein MKRLLPFQGWRLYFFQGIVIALFLVFSLRLYQLQFIDYETYEADANENRLSALPLSTSRGVIRDRDGTRLAFNVPAYNVTIVPAELPSDEDTVLEIYNKLSALVGVPPTAEIARSEGNDVISIEEMVQTGEGFRPFSPVTIATDVPRRVMIEILEDRIFMPGVDIQTVSVREYPTGATTAHIIGYMGPIAEDEAAELREQGYDPAYDRIGYEGIERYLQSELAGARGEELREVDVAGEVINVIERRESEPGQSVRLTIDTDLQAAAETALLRMLQYRNENPQGWKGLSNQGVVVALNPQTGEVLALVSWPTFDNTRFARSIDYEYYLDITADPARPLVNNAIKGLYPPGSVFKLITAAGVAEENVIDPMQNLRDEGSLLLENRYAPNDPAAAQRFVCWLPGGHGSVNLIESIAWSCDVYFYQVGGGNSNISESVLKSGGLGIDGLFRYATATGIGSELGIELPFENPGRMPDPDWKRRNYGQAWSTGDTYNAAFGQGYVTVTPLQLASQVASLINGGTLYQPTLIREFLDEEGNVLNPFEPMVLRSVNLDNVPANEPLTLLMVEDMLLKGPSSLSCICESTSDFYDPARCDPEGYRNTVNVGDTFAPVEREYKVHIPYNYNFTSAVCQPVRFPPTISPYDPAFVSTESLGYVRQGTLEAVYGEGGTASAAALDYTIVAGKTGTAEYCDDIARPLGYCVQGSWPAHAWYAGYAPFEDPEILIVAFVYNGGEGSSVALPVVRETMDAYFQLKNNAAAGQDREIDLGDLITPTDTTNTTTGPTETTSDTSSIDTAPTDTAP, from the coding sequence ATGAAACGGCTTTTGCCCTTCCAGGGCTGGCGGCTGTATTTCTTCCAGGGCATCGTGATCGCGCTGTTCCTGGTATTTAGTTTACGGCTCTACCAATTGCAATTCATCGATTATGAAACCTACGAAGCGGATGCCAACGAGAACCGCCTCAGCGCGCTGCCGCTTTCGACAAGTCGAGGCGTCATCCGTGATCGTGATGGCACCCGCCTCGCATTTAATGTGCCGGCTTATAACGTCACGATTGTGCCGGCGGAACTGCCTAGCGACGAAGATACAGTGCTGGAAATCTACAACAAGCTATCTGCCCTGGTTGGCGTCCCACCAACTGCGGAAATCGCCCGCAGCGAAGGCAATGACGTCATCTCCATTGAAGAAATGGTGCAGACAGGCGAAGGCTTCCGTCCATTTAGCCCCGTGACGATTGCCACTGACGTACCCCGACGCGTCATGATTGAAATTCTAGAAGACCGCATCTTCATGCCGGGTGTTGATATCCAGACGGTCAGTGTGCGTGAATATCCTACAGGCGCGACAACAGCCCACATCATCGGCTATATGGGCCCTATCGCAGAAGATGAAGCGGCAGAACTCCGTGAACAGGGTTACGATCCCGCTTATGACCGCATTGGCTACGAAGGCATCGAAAGATACCTGCAAAGTGAATTGGCTGGTGCCCGTGGTGAAGAACTGCGCGAAGTCGATGTTGCGGGCGAAGTGATTAACGTCATCGAACGGCGCGAATCAGAGCCTGGGCAGAGCGTCCGACTGACTATCGACACCGATTTACAGGCCGCTGCTGAAACAGCTCTTCTGCGTATGCTGCAATACCGGAACGAAAATCCGCAGGGGTGGAAGGGCCTGAGTAACCAGGGTGTCGTCGTGGCATTGAACCCGCAAACCGGGGAAGTCCTCGCGCTGGTAAGCTGGCCGACCTTCGATAATACACGTTTTGCGCGTTCCATTGACTATGAATACTACCTGGACATCACAGCGGACCCGGCCCGCCCTCTCGTCAACAATGCGATTAAGGGCCTTTACCCGCCAGGGTCTGTTTTTAAGCTGATTACAGCGGCAGGCGTCGCGGAAGAAAACGTCATCGACCCGATGCAAAACCTGCGTGACGAAGGCTCCTTGCTGCTAGAAAATCGCTATGCTCCCAACGATCCGGCGGCGGCGCAGCGTTTCGTCTGCTGGTTACCCGGCGGGCATGGATCTGTCAACTTGATCGAATCTATCGCCTGGAGCTGCGACGTCTACTTCTATCAGGTCGGTGGTGGCAACTCCAACATTTCAGAATCCGTGTTAAAGAGCGGTGGTCTGGGCATTGATGGCCTGTTCCGCTATGCCACAGCGACAGGCATTGGCTCTGAATTGGGGATTGAGCTTCCCTTCGAAAATCCAGGCCGTATGCCAGACCCGGATTGGAAACGTCGTAACTACGGTCAGGCATGGTCTACCGGCGACACATACAATGCGGCGTTCGGCCAGGGTTATGTTACAGTGACGCCGCTTCAGTTGGCTTCGCAGGTAGCATCGCTCATCAATGGCGGCACGCTCTACCAGCCAACGCTAATCCGCGAATTCCTGGATGAAGAAGGGAACGTCCTCAACCCCTTCGAACCGATGGTTTTACGAAGCGTCAATCTGGATAATGTCCCTGCTAATGAGCCACTGACCCTGCTCATGGTGGAAGATATGCTCTTAAAGGGGCCTTCCAGCCTATCGTGTATCTGTGAATCCACAAGCGACTTTTACGACCCTGCCCGGTGTGATCCTGAAGGCTACCGGAACACCGTCAATGTCGGCGACACCTTCGCCCCTGTCGAGCGAGAATATAAGGTGCATATCCCTTATAACTATAACTTCACAAGTGCTGTATGCCAGCCTGTGCGCTTCCCGCCGACAATCAGCCCTTATGACCCGGCTTTCGTGAGCACGGAATCACTGGGTTATGTGCGTCAGGGGACCCTGGAAGCCGTCTACGGAGAAGGTGGTACAGCTTCAGCGGCGGCATTAGATTATACAATCGTCGCAGGTAAAACGGGCACAGCCGAGTACTGTGATGATATTGCGCGCCCACTTGGCTATTGTGTTCAGGGTTCCTGGCCTGCGCATGCGTGGTATGCAGGTTATGCGCCCTTCGAAGACCCTGAAATTCTCATCGTCGCCTTTGTCTATAATGGGGGTGAAGGGTCTAGCGTGGCGCTGCCAGTTGTGAGAGAAACAATGGACGCTTACTTCCAGCTCAAAAATAATGCCGCTGCAGGGCAAGACCGAGAGATTGATCTGGGCGACCTGATTACGCCAACAGATACAACGAATACAACAACAGGACCTACAGAAACCACATCAGATACATCATCTATCGATACTGCGCCGACTGATACCGCACCCTAG
- the minC gene encoding septum site-determining protein MinC, translating to MTNNDQIAIKGNKEGLLIMLSPTEEWLGITQDLAQKLDEQSSFFSGAKVTVDVGARPVPKYELSSLKALLERRGMLLSLVRSESATTLASAQALDVRTQAIDTTFMDDDTLPTRDRDDTDTGDTPIDSEEAGTQGVMVKRTLRSGRTIHSKGHVIVFGDVNPGAKIVAAGDIIIWGKLRGTVHAGAEGDDSVVICALDMNPNQLRIAGHIVTSPKDHNRQVMPEVAFVRNNQIVVEAWTT from the coding sequence ATGACAAATAATGATCAAATCGCCATCAAAGGCAATAAAGAAGGCCTACTCATCATGCTCAGCCCAACGGAAGAGTGGCTTGGAATTACGCAGGACCTCGCGCAGAAGCTGGATGAACAGAGCAGCTTTTTTAGTGGGGCAAAAGTCACAGTTGATGTAGGGGCACGCCCTGTCCCTAAGTATGAACTCAGTTCGCTGAAGGCTTTGCTAGAACGCCGTGGTATGCTGCTTTCACTTGTACGCAGCGAAAGCGCCACCACCCTGGCTTCTGCTCAGGCGCTTGATGTCCGTACACAGGCGATTGATACCACGTTCATGGATGATGATACCCTGCCCACACGGGACCGAGATGATACGGATACGGGCGACACACCTATCGATTCAGAAGAAGCCGGGACCCAGGGTGTCATGGTCAAGAGGACCTTACGCTCTGGACGGACAATCCACAGTAAAGGTCATGTCATCGTATTTGGCGATGTCAACCCAGGGGCTAAGATCGTCGCCGCCGGGGATATTATCATATGGGGCAAACTGCGCGGGACTGTCCATGCCGGGGCGGAAGGTGATGATAGCGTCGTCATCTGCGCGTTGGATATGAACCCAAATCAATTGCGCATCGCCGGGCATATTGTGACTTCGCCGAAAGATCATA